A portion of the Spirochaetaceae bacterium genome contains these proteins:
- a CDS encoding PEP-utilizing enzyme, with product MAIFFMMFSNSKLNFIAEERIPLTVASPGLVLGKAYRYAFIPHKINEVSSLGAEAECKLLNSALSQAGSAIKAEMAKVNKEISEILATHLSFIEDPLLKEAAYSLIKQNKTATFAWHKVTASEANKLAGSNNSYLAARASDLHDIGQRVLNILLGQNVKVSYPKNSIVITQDVTPSMVIGFTPEVLAVVSVLGSPVSHASIMLQNMGITALYDAPEQLLQLPNGTPLIA from the coding sequence AATTTTATTGCCGAAGAAAGAATACCCTTAACTGTAGCTAGCCCGGGCTTAGTTCTAGGGAAAGCGTATCGTTATGCCTTTATCCCGCATAAAATTAATGAGGTATCATCTCTTGGGGCAGAGGCAGAATGTAAGCTACTTAATAGTGCTTTAAGCCAAGCCGGTAGCGCTATTAAGGCTGAAATGGCTAAAGTAAATAAAGAAATTAGTGAAATTTTGGCTACCCATCTTTCTTTTATAGAAGACCCTTTACTTAAAGAAGCGGCGTATAGCCTTATAAAACAAAATAAAACGGCCACTTTTGCTTGGCACAAAGTTACCGCTAGTGAAGCAAATAAACTGGCTGGCAGCAATAATAGTTATTTAGCTGCCCGTGCCAGTGATTTGCATGATATTGGGCAGCGGGTACTTAATATTTTATTAGGCCAAAATGTTAAAGTTAGCTATCCTAAAAACAGCATTGTTATTACTCAAGATGTTACCCCCAGTATGGTTATAGGCTTTACTCCAGAAGTCTTAGCGGTGGTTAGTGTGTTAGGCAGCCCAGTTAGCCATGCCAGTATTATGCTGCAAAATATGGGGATAACAGCCCTTTACGATGCGCCGGAACAGCTATTGCAGCTGCCTAATGGCACACCCTTAATTGCAG